A part of Actinobaculum sp. 313 genomic DNA contains:
- the sufU gene encoding Fe-S cluster assembly sulfur transfer protein SufU has product MDDIDAMYQQIILDAAHERHGEGTLERFDGESLQVNTTCGDQVNLQVKLSEDGTQICAIGWDGHGCSISQASISIMTEMLEGKSVTEAMDLYDIFRRLMDSRGEELDEESEDKLEDAGAFLGVAKFPMRIKCALLGWMALRDATDKAVTATQGGDNA; this is encoded by the coding sequence ATGGACGATATTGATGCGATGTATCAGCAGATCATTCTTGATGCGGCGCATGAGCGGCACGGTGAGGGCACACTTGAGCGGTTCGACGGTGAATCACTTCAGGTGAATACAACGTGCGGTGATCAGGTGAACTTGCAGGTGAAACTGAGTGAGGATGGCACGCAGATCTGTGCTATTGGATGGGACGGTCACGGTTGTTCCATCTCGCAGGCTTCAATCTCGATCATGACCGAGATGCTCGAAGGCAAAAGTGTCACCGAGGCGATGGATCTGTACGACATCTTTCGCCGCCTCATGGACTCACGCGGCGAAGAACTCGATGAGGAAAGCGAAGATAAGTTGGAGGATGCCGGCGCCTTCCTCGGCGTCGCAAAGTTTCCGATGAGGATCAAATGTGCACTACTGGGCTGGATGGCCCTACGTGACGCAACCGATAAGGCTGTGACAGCTACCCAGGGAGGAGACAATGCCTGA
- the sufC gene encoding Fe-S cluster assembly ATPase SufC translates to MSTLEIQNLHASVQTPEGLKPILHGVNLTIGDGEIHAVMGPNGSGKSTTAYALAGHPKYVITEGKVFLDGEDITDMTPDERARAGLFLAMQYPVEVPGVSVTNFLRTAKTAIDGHAPKLREWTKRLKQASDTLKVDPDFVKRDLNVGFSGGEKKRTEVLQMELLEPKVAVLDETDSGLDVDALRVVSRGVVDVHEKTNNSILLITHYSRILRYIHPDFVHVFAGGKIVKTGGPELADRLEESGYDVFVEA, encoded by the coding sequence TTGTCCACGCTCGAGATCCAGAATCTTCACGCTTCGGTACAGACACCGGAGGGGCTCAAGCCCATCCTGCACGGCGTCAATTTGACTATTGGCGACGGCGAGATCCACGCCGTCATGGGGCCCAATGGCTCTGGGAAATCAACAACCGCCTACGCCTTGGCCGGCCATCCGAAGTACGTCATCACCGAGGGAAAGGTATTCCTGGACGGAGAAGACATTACGGATATGACGCCCGACGAGCGTGCGCGCGCGGGCCTGTTCCTGGCAATGCAGTATCCGGTTGAGGTACCGGGAGTCTCCGTGACGAACTTCTTGCGTACCGCCAAAACGGCGATTGACGGGCACGCGCCGAAACTGCGCGAATGGACGAAGCGCCTCAAGCAGGCGAGCGATACGCTCAAGGTCGATCCGGACTTCGTCAAGCGCGACCTGAACGTGGGATTCTCCGGTGGCGAGAAGAAGCGCACCGAGGTGTTGCAAATGGAGCTGCTGGAGCCGAAGGTCGCGGTGCTCGACGAGACGGACTCGGGTCTGGATGTGGATGCGCTCCGTGTTGTCTCACGGGGGGTAGTCGACGTGCATGAGAAGACGAACAACTCGATTCTTCTTATCACGCACTATTCGCGGATCTTGCGCTACATTCACCCCGATTTCGTGCACGTCTTCGCCGGCGGCAAGATCGTGAAGACGGGCGGTCCAGAACTGGCGGATCGGCTCGAGGAATCCGGCTATGACGTGTTCGTGGAGGCCTAA
- a CDS encoding Nramp family divalent metal transporter, with amino-acid sequence MGEQSRADRHTPQPAETGGDPSTSRVTGGRRRFSRFTMLGPGFVAAVAYLDPGNFATNITAGATYGYLLVWVIVGANLMAMLIQYLAARIGVLTGRTLPELIAEHSSNPVRLGYWLQAQVVAIATDLAEVVGGALALQVLTGMPLLLGAAITICASMVILMLQGERRQRQFERVIIAMVLIIAGGILWDLLAAQPSLSGTLSGLTPRFTGADSLVLAAGMLGATVMPHAIYLHSALVRDRFGRVMDEASVNNLLRATRLDIVLSMLVAGAVNLAMVLLAAGALRGSAGTDTLTGAHSALLAGLGPGAAAAFAVSLLMAGLASTTVGSYSGSVILNGLLRVNASPLIARLITAVPALIVLACGVDATRALVLSQVVLSFGIPLVLIPLVGLSAREGIAGRSLPLSVRILTWICVTLIVALNVALLIATFRG; translated from the coding sequence ATGGGCGAACAATCCCGGGCGGACCGGCACACTCCGCAGCCTGCAGAAACAGGTGGGGATCCTTCGACATCCCGCGTAACGGGCGGGCGAAGAAGGTTCTCCCGGTTCACCATGCTGGGACCGGGCTTCGTTGCAGCCGTAGCGTATTTGGACCCGGGAAACTTCGCCACCAACATCACCGCCGGCGCCACATATGGCTACCTCTTAGTGTGGGTGATTGTGGGGGCCAACCTGATGGCCATGCTCATCCAGTACCTCGCGGCGCGGATAGGTGTGCTCACGGGCCGTACTCTGCCCGAACTCATTGCCGAGCACTCGTCGAATCCGGTGCGACTCGGCTACTGGCTGCAGGCCCAAGTGGTGGCGATTGCTACCGACCTCGCCGAGGTCGTTGGCGGTGCGCTCGCTCTCCAAGTGCTCACCGGCATGCCCCTCCTGCTTGGTGCGGCGATTACGATATGTGCCTCCATGGTGATCCTCATGCTGCAGGGCGAGCGAAGGCAGCGACAGTTCGAGCGGGTTATCATCGCGATGGTCCTGATTATCGCCGGCGGTATCCTCTGGGACCTGCTCGCCGCACAGCCGTCCTTATCGGGAACGTTGTCTGGATTGACGCCGCGCTTCACCGGAGCGGATTCCTTGGTACTCGCGGCGGGCATGCTTGGTGCCACGGTTATGCCGCATGCCATCTATCTGCATTCCGCGCTCGTACGCGACCGTTTCGGCCGAGTCATGGACGAGGCGTCGGTCAACAATTTGCTCCGGGCCACCCGCCTCGACATCGTGTTGTCGATGCTTGTGGCGGGAGCGGTGAACCTGGCGATGGTGCTTCTGGCCGCTGGTGCGTTGCGGGGCAGTGCGGGAACGGACACGCTCACCGGCGCGCACAGCGCGCTGCTTGCGGGCCTCGGTCCGGGAGCCGCCGCTGCTTTTGCGGTGTCGTTGTTAATGGCCGGATTGGCCTCCACCACGGTCGGCTCCTACTCCGGATCGGTTATCCTCAACGGGCTGCTGCGCGTGAATGCCTCACCGCTGATTGCACGTTTGATCACCGCTGTTCCGGCACTCATTGTGCTGGCGTGTGGGGTCGATGCAACACGAGCCTTGGTGCTGTCGCAGGTTGTTCTGTCCTTCGGTATACCGCTGGTGCTCATTCCGCTTGTCGGACTCTCCGCGCGCGAGGGTATTGCCGGACGAAGTTTGCCGCTGAGTGTTCGTATTCTCACATGGATATGCGTGACACTCATTGTGGCTCTGAATGTGGCGCTTCTTATCGCAACCTTCCGCGGTTGA
- a CDS encoding SufS family cysteine desulfurase, with the protein MSYSAVPRSDFPIFERTVRDGQPLVYLDTGATSQRPRQVLERVWEMDTHFNGAVKRGSHLLAEEATTAYEEARVKVATLVGADPEEIVWTSGSTQSLNLIAYVLSNVAAGRGGVEAQRLRIGAGDNVVVTRAEHHANLIPWQELCLRTGAQLRWMDLSTDGRIDLNTLNVIDEHTRLVAFTHVSNVSGAVSPVLQIVQAARAVGALTVLDACQSVPHMLVDFHGLGVDFAAFSGHKMLGPTGVGVLYGRRELLEIIPPYQFGGSMIELVTMEKTTYASPPARFEAGTQPVAQVVGLAAAADYLLAVGMDKIAAHEEDLTRRLLDGVSSIPGVRLLGPEDTSNRGGAVSVDVEGVHPHDVGQFLDSKGIAVRVGHHCAQPIHQHFGVYASTRASLGPYNTSDEVDFFLDHLAEVRRYFRVGD; encoded by the coding sequence ATGTCGTATAGTGCCGTTCCGCGTTCCGACTTCCCGATCTTTGAACGCACCGTTCGGGACGGGCAGCCGCTCGTTTACCTGGATACCGGTGCCACCTCGCAGCGTCCGCGCCAAGTACTGGAGCGCGTGTGGGAGATGGATACGCACTTCAACGGCGCTGTGAAACGTGGTTCTCATCTTCTTGCGGAGGAGGCGACGACAGCTTACGAGGAGGCGCGGGTAAAGGTCGCAACCCTGGTGGGTGCCGATCCGGAGGAGATCGTGTGGACATCGGGCTCCACGCAGTCTCTGAATCTGATCGCATACGTGTTGTCTAACGTAGCGGCAGGACGGGGAGGCGTCGAGGCGCAAAGACTGCGTATTGGCGCGGGCGATAATGTGGTTGTGACCCGCGCCGAGCATCATGCCAACCTCATTCCGTGGCAGGAGCTATGCCTTCGCACCGGTGCACAACTACGTTGGATGGATCTGAGCACCGATGGGCGCATTGATCTGAATACTTTGAACGTTATCGACGAGCACACGCGGCTGGTGGCGTTCACTCATGTGTCGAATGTGTCGGGTGCTGTCTCTCCGGTCTTGCAGATAGTGCAAGCCGCACGCGCGGTCGGTGCTCTCACGGTGTTGGACGCGTGCCAGTCGGTGCCGCACATGCTGGTGGACTTCCACGGCCTCGGTGTTGACTTCGCAGCTTTCTCGGGCCACAAGATGCTGGGGCCAACCGGGGTTGGGGTACTATACGGAAGGCGCGAGCTGCTCGAGATTATACCTCCGTACCAGTTCGGCGGGTCAATGATTGAGCTGGTGACGATGGAGAAGACGACATATGCCTCGCCACCTGCGCGGTTCGAGGCCGGCACACAGCCCGTCGCTCAGGTGGTGGGACTCGCAGCCGCGGCTGACTACCTGTTGGCGGTGGGGATGGACAAGATCGCCGCCCATGAGGAAGATCTGACTCGCAGACTCCTCGATGGTGTTTCCTCGATCCCTGGCGTGCGTCTGCTTGGACCGGAGGACACCTCCAACCGGGGCGGAGCGGTGTCAGTGGACGTAGAGGGTGTACATCCGCACGATGTGGGTCAGTTCCTCGATTCCAAGGGTATTGCGGTGCGTGTCGGGCATCATTGCGCCCAGCCGATTCACCAGCACTTCGGGGTCTACGCCTCTACACGTGCTTCGCTCGGCCCGTACAATACATCAGACGAGGTGGATTTCTTCCTGGACCACCTGGCTGAGGTACGTCGATACTTTCGAGTGGGGGACTGA
- a CDS encoding NUDIX hydrolase — METIELRDQPTPLHARVTVSAAPYRGHIFDVLVDDIVLETTGATMRREYMKHDDAVAVVALRPGVTGEEILLIRQYRHPVRAMMWEIPAGLLDVEGEDPGTAARRELAEETDLVAQTWEPLVQFLTSPGCSDEGIHVFLARELQPTEQRFAREDEEAEIETHWFPLGDVVQAVLSGRLRCPTLVAGVLAYCAKRGVTQREG; from the coding sequence ATGGAAACGATAGAACTACGCGACCAGCCGACGCCGCTTCATGCCCGGGTCACCGTTAGTGCGGCGCCGTATCGTGGGCATATTTTCGATGTTCTTGTCGACGATATTGTTTTAGAGACCACCGGCGCTACGATGCGGCGCGAGTACATGAAACATGACGACGCCGTTGCCGTGGTTGCCCTACGCCCCGGAGTCACCGGCGAAGAGATTCTGCTGATCCGGCAGTACCGCCACCCGGTGCGCGCCATGATGTGGGAGATACCGGCGGGTTTGCTCGACGTAGAAGGGGAAGACCCCGGCACCGCGGCGCGGCGCGAGTTAGCCGAAGAAACCGATCTGGTCGCGCAAACATGGGAACCGCTGGTCCAATTCCTCACCTCACCGGGCTGCTCCGATGAAGGGATTCACGTGTTCCTGGCACGGGAATTGCAACCGACCGAACAGAGATTCGCACGAGAAGACGAGGAAGCGGAAATAGAGACGCATTGGTTCCCCTTGGGCGATGTCGTGCAAGCTGTTCTATCCGGCAGGCTACGTTGCCCGACGTTGGTGGCCGGAGTTCTCGCCTATTGTGCGAAGCGGGGTGTGACTCAGCGAGAAGGCTGA
- a CDS encoding non-heme iron oxygenase ferredoxin subunit codes for MQRVCGISDVEPAAAIQVKVPNGIGDRMAVVIVRDSDGSWHALGDTCTHANVSLAGGEVAEGTIECWKHGSPFDLATGRPLALPATEPVPVYTITVRGDDVFVDVDSTL; via the coding sequence ATGCAACGTGTGTGTGGCATTTCAGACGTGGAACCCGCGGCAGCCATCCAAGTGAAGGTGCCCAATGGCATCGGCGACCGTATGGCCGTGGTGATTGTGCGTGATTCCGATGGCAGTTGGCACGCATTGGGGGATACCTGCACACACGCCAACGTATCTTTGGCCGGGGGAGAGGTTGCGGAAGGGACGATTGAGTGCTGGAAGCACGGTTCGCCTTTCGACCTCGCCACGGGGCGCCCGCTGGCACTTCCGGCAACCGAACCAGTACCTGTTTATACCATCACCGTTCGTGGCGACGATGTCTTCGTCGACGTCGACTCCACACTGTAA
- the sufD gene encoding Fe-S cluster assembly protein SufD: MTDVTDLARAVDHSRAQLADEGMGTGSSRADRPTSFSSADFPVPNGQEEDWRFTPLERMEEFFAADLEGSPARVEVSGAVSETVGRDDPRLGTVGEPEDRTGAVAWEAFSEAHVITLPAGQDSDAVVGVHAGAGMNTAHFYIEAEPSATGTVVLEHDGEGLLTEGVEIRAGDDADITIVSVQDAARSARHLSSQRIEVGRNAKVKHIVVTLGGDLVRVTTSLSYAGPGGEANLLGAYITDAAEHQEHRLFVDHEPPNCYSRVTYKGALQGQDAHSVWIGDVLIGAKADDTDTYELNRNLVLTEGAKADSVPNLEIENGNIVGAGHASATGRFDEEQLFYLQARGIPEDIARRLVVRGFFAELVEQITVPSVREKLMAAIESELDLATGNA; this comes from the coding sequence ATGACTGATGTCACGGATCTTGCCAGAGCTGTTGACCATTCCCGGGCACAGCTCGCCGATGAAGGTATGGGCACCGGTTCGTCACGAGCTGATCGACCGACGTCGTTCTCTTCTGCCGACTTCCCGGTACCGAATGGGCAAGAAGAGGATTGGCGCTTCACCCCGCTGGAAAGGATGGAGGAGTTCTTCGCCGCGGATCTAGAGGGATCCCCGGCACGGGTTGAGGTCAGCGGCGCGGTATCCGAGACTGTGGGCAGAGATGATCCGCGCCTGGGAACGGTGGGGGAGCCGGAAGACCGCACAGGCGCCGTCGCCTGGGAGGCGTTCAGCGAGGCACATGTCATCACGCTGCCCGCAGGGCAGGATAGCGACGCTGTCGTCGGCGTGCATGCCGGCGCGGGGATGAACACGGCACACTTCTATATCGAGGCTGAACCCTCCGCGACTGGAACGGTGGTGTTGGAACACGATGGCGAAGGTCTGCTCACCGAGGGTGTGGAGATTCGTGCCGGCGATGACGCGGACATCACCATAGTCAGCGTCCAAGACGCGGCGCGATCTGCGCGTCACCTGTCCAGCCAGCGTATTGAAGTGGGACGGAACGCGAAGGTGAAGCATATCGTCGTCACCCTGGGCGGCGATCTAGTTAGAGTCACCACGAGCCTGTCCTATGCTGGACCGGGCGGCGAGGCGAATCTACTCGGCGCCTATATCACGGACGCTGCGGAGCACCAGGAACATCGCTTGTTCGTTGACCACGAGCCACCGAACTGCTATTCGCGAGTGACCTACAAGGGAGCATTGCAGGGACAGGACGCGCATTCGGTATGGATTGGTGACGTGTTGATCGGTGCGAAGGCCGATGATACGGACACCTACGAGCTCAACCGCAATCTTGTGCTGACCGAGGGTGCGAAAGCAGATTCTGTTCCGAATCTGGAGATTGAGAACGGCAACATCGTCGGCGCCGGGCACGCCTCGGCAACCGGGCGCTTCGACGAGGAGCAGCTGTTCTACCTGCAGGCCCGTGGCATTCCGGAAGACATCGCCCGCCGCCTGGTGGTGCGCGGGTTCTTCGCTGAACTCGTGGAACAGATCACCGTGCCTTCCGTACGGGAGAAGCTCATGGCGGCTATCGAGTCCGAGCTGGACCTGGCAACCGGAAACGCGTAG
- a CDS encoding helix-turn-helix domain-containing protein, giving the protein MSTQFDADEGTRQRILRLIIERGPITSAELAQILVLTAAAVRRHLSQLEYDGEIVEFRGASSRPARRGRPSRRYVATEQGQAAFGDSYGDVATQALDFIADSLGEAGIRSFVDERVSGLEERYRPTVEAAGANLEMRVDALARVLTQDGYAASVRRGPRGLTLQLCQGHCPIQEIATAYPVLCEAETQAFHRLLDVHVQRLATLAGGEHVCTLTIPLVSRIRGTSTRARGQS; this is encoded by the coding sequence ATGAGCACTCAGTTTGACGCTGACGAAGGCACCCGTCAGCGGATTCTACGCCTCATCATTGAACGTGGCCCGATCACCTCGGCGGAGCTCGCACAGATCCTGGTACTGACAGCGGCGGCCGTTCGGCGGCACCTGTCGCAGCTGGAATACGACGGCGAGATCGTGGAGTTCAGGGGTGCGAGTTCTCGCCCGGCGCGGCGCGGTCGTCCATCACGCCGTTACGTGGCCACCGAGCAAGGGCAGGCGGCTTTTGGCGATTCCTACGGTGATGTCGCGACACAGGCTCTGGACTTCATTGCTGACTCCCTGGGGGAGGCGGGTATCCGTAGTTTCGTCGACGAGCGCGTCTCCGGGCTTGAAGAGCGGTACCGGCCGACTGTGGAAGCGGCCGGTGCGAATCTGGAAATGCGAGTCGACGCTCTGGCCCGTGTGCTGACCCAAGATGGGTATGCGGCGAGCGTACGACGTGGACCACGTGGGTTGACGTTGCAACTGTGTCAGGGACACTGCCCGATTCAGGAAATAGCCACGGCATATCCGGTGTTGTGTGAAGCGGAGACACAAGCGTTCCACCGGCTCTTGGATGTACATGTTCAACGGCTTGCCACCCTAGCAGGCGGAGAGCATGTGTGCACCCTGACCATTCCGCTCGTTTCACGTATCCGTGGGACGTCTACTCGTGCGAGAGGACAGTCATGA
- the abc-f gene encoding ribosomal protection-like ABC-F family protein, protein MINAQNLTMRIGTRELLGNANFRVDKGMRIGLVGRNGAGKTTLTRLLAGEGVTSDVIEYTGTITRSGEIGYLPQDTHTGDADQLARDRILSVRGIDATIRRIQKAEHDMSTLSGARQVKAMERYVRLDQEFTNAGGWAANAEAAQMAASLGLPGRVLDQQLGTLSGGQRRRVELARILFSQAQTLLLDEPTNHLDHDSIVWLREYLRNYRGGFVVISHSVELLEDTVTTVWHLDANRAALDVYNMGWSDYLQQRETDERRRRRERANAQKKASALLAQADKMRYKATKAVAAQNMARRAEKMLEGLEDARKADKVAHLRFPEPAACGRTPLTAQGLSKSYGSLEVFSGVDLAIDRGSRVVVLGLNGAGKTTLLRLLADIEDPDTGQVIAGHGLKIGYYAQEHETIESAQTVEENLRRVAPELDDTQARSILGSFLFSGDDAAKPASVLSGGEKTRLALAMLVVSAANVLLLDEPTNNLDPASRTEILSALTRYKGAVVLVTHDEGAVQALRPERVLILPDGDEDLWSDDYLDLIGLS, encoded by the coding sequence GTGATCAACGCCCAGAACCTGACCATGCGCATCGGCACCCGTGAGCTGCTCGGTAACGCCAATTTCCGCGTCGATAAGGGAATGCGGATTGGCCTGGTGGGCCGTAACGGTGCCGGGAAGACGACGTTAACACGGCTTCTGGCAGGCGAAGGCGTCACGTCGGATGTCATCGAATACACCGGGACCATCACACGCTCCGGCGAGATTGGCTACCTGCCGCAGGACACGCACACCGGTGACGCCGATCAGTTGGCGCGCGACCGTATTCTCTCCGTTCGTGGCATTGACGCGACCATCCGACGTATCCAGAAGGCTGAACATGACATGTCGACGCTGAGCGGCGCCCGGCAGGTCAAGGCGATGGAACGTTACGTGCGCCTCGACCAGGAGTTCACGAACGCCGGCGGGTGGGCTGCCAATGCGGAGGCGGCGCAGATGGCCGCTTCGCTGGGACTGCCCGGTCGCGTGCTCGATCAACAACTGGGCACACTATCGGGTGGGCAACGCCGCCGGGTCGAGTTGGCACGTATCCTGTTCTCGCAGGCACAGACGCTCCTGCTCGACGAGCCGACCAACCACCTCGATCACGATTCGATTGTGTGGCTGCGTGAATACTTGCGGAACTACCGCGGCGGCTTCGTGGTGATCTCCCACTCGGTTGAACTATTGGAAGACACGGTGACCACGGTATGGCACCTGGATGCCAATCGGGCGGCTCTGGACGTGTACAACATGGGATGGTCGGATTACCTCCAGCAGCGCGAAACGGATGAGCGCCGCCGCCGTCGGGAGCGGGCGAACGCCCAGAAGAAAGCGAGCGCATTACTGGCACAGGCGGACAAGATGCGGTACAAGGCGACCAAGGCGGTTGCGGCACAGAATATGGCACGCCGGGCGGAGAAGATGTTGGAAGGATTGGAAGATGCGCGCAAGGCGGACAAGGTGGCACATCTACGTTTCCCGGAGCCGGCCGCCTGCGGCCGCACACCGCTGACGGCGCAGGGGCTATCGAAATCGTATGGTTCACTCGAGGTGTTCTCCGGAGTTGACCTCGCTATTGACCGGGGCAGTCGCGTTGTTGTACTCGGACTGAACGGAGCGGGTAAAACAACTCTGCTGCGACTGCTTGCGGATATTGAAGATCCGGATACCGGGCAGGTGATCGCCGGGCACGGTCTGAAAATCGGCTACTACGCGCAGGAACACGAAACTATCGAGAGCGCGCAGACCGTGGAGGAGAATCTGCGGCGTGTTGCTCCGGAACTCGACGATACCCAGGCGCGTTCCATCCTCGGTTCGTTCCTGTTTTCGGGTGATGATGCCGCCAAACCGGCGAGCGTGCTATCGGGAGGGGAGAAAACACGCCTCGCCCTGGCGATGCTGGTGGTCTCGGCTGCGAATGTCCTGTTACTCGACGAACCGACAAATAACCTCGATCCTGCATCGCGCACCGAGATTCTTTCGGCATTGACGCGGTACAAGGGCGCGGTCGTACTGGTGACACACGACGAGGGCGCGGTTCAAGCGTTGCGCCCCGAACGGGTGCTCATCCTGCCCGACGGCGACGAGGACCTGTGGTCGGATGACTATCTCGACCTGATTGGATTGTCCTGA
- a CDS encoding neutral zinc metallopeptidase, translated as MSMNDGIKIDGARVQRRGRGSATYAGIGGVGIIGLIVYFLLTGQMPDSSTFQGTENNNVTSADGADYSEECRTGADANAHTECWMVATAESLDAYWADALPAQTGTAYSQPSFVIFDGATVTGCGNATASIGPFYCPADQTVYLDISFFNQLETQFNTENSTLAQAYIVAHEFGHHLQNELGYLDRIERGDTGANSTQVRSELQADCLAGVWLRQASTTIDPESGEPFLVPPTEAELQTAIDAASAVGDDAIMENADLTVNTESFTHGSSEKRMQWLMRGYNGGSIASCDTWSVTTP; from the coding sequence ATGTCCATGAACGACGGAATCAAAATCGACGGCGCACGCGTACAACGCCGCGGACGAGGCTCGGCCACCTACGCAGGTATCGGCGGAGTAGGAATCATAGGCCTGATCGTGTATTTCCTCTTAACGGGGCAAATGCCAGACTCCTCCACGTTCCAGGGCACCGAGAACAACAATGTCACCTCCGCCGACGGTGCAGATTACAGCGAAGAATGCCGCACCGGAGCGGACGCGAATGCGCACACCGAATGTTGGATGGTAGCCACCGCCGAATCACTGGACGCTTACTGGGCAGATGCTCTGCCTGCCCAGACCGGGACCGCATATAGTCAGCCGTCCTTCGTTATTTTTGACGGAGCGACTGTAACCGGCTGCGGCAACGCCACAGCCTCCATTGGGCCCTTCTATTGCCCCGCGGATCAGACCGTGTACCTGGACATCAGTTTCTTCAATCAGCTCGAAACACAGTTCAATACGGAGAATTCGACCTTGGCACAGGCATACATCGTCGCGCACGAATTCGGCCACCATCTGCAAAACGAACTCGGCTATCTTGACCGTATCGAGCGTGGAGACACGGGGGCGAATAGCACGCAGGTACGTTCCGAGCTGCAGGCCGATTGCCTGGCAGGTGTGTGGCTGCGCCAGGCCTCCACCACTATTGACCCGGAGTCCGGGGAGCCATTCCTCGTGCCGCCCACCGAGGCGGAGCTACAAACCGCGATTGACGCCGCATCTGCGGTGGGGGATGACGCCATCATGGAGAACGCCGACCTCACGGTGAACACGGAGTCATTCACGCACGGCTCGTCGGAGAAGCGCATGCAATGGCTCATGCGCGGCTACAACGGCGGATCGATTGCTTCCTGTGACACTTGGAGCGTCACCACACCCTGA
- a CDS encoding metal-sulfur cluster assembly factor, producing the protein MPEELEAAPQYTSGDAAEDGVLPTLGAPTVDDVEEALRDVIDPELGINVVDLGLVYGVNISGSKVVIDMTLTSAACPLTDVIEDQAHQALDGLVSSVRVNWVWLPPWGPERITPEGREMLQALGFNV; encoded by the coding sequence ATGCCTGAAGAACTGGAAGCGGCTCCCCAGTACACATCGGGAGACGCGGCTGAGGACGGGGTTCTGCCAACGCTTGGCGCGCCAACCGTCGACGATGTTGAGGAAGCATTGCGGGATGTCATCGACCCAGAGCTCGGTATCAATGTTGTTGATCTGGGTTTGGTGTACGGAGTGAATATCTCCGGAAGCAAAGTCGTCATCGACATGACGTTGACGTCTGCTGCATGTCCGCTGACCGATGTGATTGAAGATCAAGCTCATCAAGCGTTGGATGGGCTCGTATCATCTGTGCGTGTGAATTGGGTGTGGCTACCGCCGTGGGGCCCGGAACGCATCACGCCGGAAGGGCGGGAAATGCTGCAGGCTCTCGGTTTCAACGTCTGA